In the genome of Plasmodium chabaudi chabaudi strain AS genome assembly, chromosome: 6, one region contains:
- a CDS encoding CIR protein: MSEELCGGIDDIEDFIVFDSESESYRFNDDILKVYCSAKENGVKGECDSDSLKLSSAFIALLEYFKSIEDKNLDDDKRAQYAILWFSYKISQNTNIEIIRGTMYDILKKNDWFGEHSDSIDNRKDTMEIHYLYLKNLYNFLKGICETINKCKVSSNSSGCKESAEKCSYLYRACLLHLPWREICNPYCSVLTNLKNDYDKLKAKYNLPELTLPQGLSDCNHECFKQEERYKARVAAENHLGYGSEKVPTLPNSSLVPSITPTSINNGNKLPYIAVPLILIPIILGISYKYLTPVWRKKMKRKTMKKIINLSDQKKA; this comes from the exons ATGTCTGAGGAATtg TGTGGAGGAATTGATGATATCGAAGATTTTATTGTCTTCGATTCAGAATCTGAAAGCTATAGGTTTAACGATGACATACTCAAAGTCTATTGTTCTGCCAAGGAAAACGGGGTAAAAGGAGAATGTGATAGTGACTCCCTAAAACTCAGCTCTGCTTTTATAGCATTGCTAGAGTATTTTAAGAGTATtgaagataaaaatttagatgATGATAAACGTGCTCAATACGCTATTTTATGGTTTAGTTATAAAATTAGCCAAAATACGAATATAGAGATTATAAGAGGTACTATGTATGAcatacttaaaaaaaatgactGGTTTGGAGAACATAGTGATTCCATAGATAACAGAAAAGATACGATGgaaattcattatttatatttgaagAATCTTTATAATTTCCTTAAAGGAATATGTGAaacaattaataaatgtaaaGTCTCTTCAAACTCCAGTGGCTGTAAAGAGAGTGCTGAAAAGTGTTCTTACTTGTATCGCGCATGTCTTCTGCATTTACCCTGGAGAGAGATTTGTAATCCATATTGTAGTGTATtgacaaatttaaaaaacgaTTATGATAAACTTAAAGCAAAATATAACCTTCCAGAATTGACGTTGCCACAAGGATTATCTGATTGTAATCACGAGTGTTTTAAACAAGAGGAACGGTATAAAGCCAGGGTTGCTGCAGAGAATCATTTGGGTTATGGTTCAGAAAAAGTTCCAACCCTCCCAAATAGTTCACTAGTTCCATCAATAACCCCAAcaagtataaataatggaaataaacTACCCTACATCGCAGTtccattaattttaataccCATTATTTTAGGAATTTCATATAAG tATTTAACACCCGTATGGCgaaaaaagatgaaaagaaaaaccatgaaaaagattataaatttgagTGATCAAAAGAAAGCCTAA